From the genome of Methanotorris formicicus Mc-S-70:
CAAATTCCACATAAGACACATTTGTCTTTGTTTATAGTAATTTCCCCAAGAACTAGGTTCTTTCTTGGTGGAAGTTCTCTCTCTACATCAATTGCTCCTTGAGGACAGACGATTTCGCACTGTCCACATAAAACACAGATTTCTTGATAAACTTTGATGTCTCTTCTTTTAATTTTTGGATATCTTTCATCTCTTTTTATTGATTTTCCATTAATTTTTAAATCCATGGCATCAAATGGGCACCCATGAGCACAAATTCCACACAAAACATAAGTATTTTCATCAATATCCAACTTTGGGGCATCAACAAGTCCCTTTGCAATAGCCCCTAACGGTCCTAATGTTATCGCTTTTGTTGGGCAAATATCATAGCAAATACCACAACCAACACATAAATGCTCGTTCCATGTTAAAACCCTCTTCTCAACACCATCTCTTGAGATTACCAATATTCCATCGTATTCTTCTTTTATTTGCAAAATACCACCTTAAATACTAAATATTGGTGATTATTTGCTTATTTTTTATTATTATCCTCAATAAATTTATATTCATATTTTTATATGTATTCAATATAAGTTACAATAATACATGAATATGAAATCACATCCCTTAAATGTTTTTCGTCTTAATTATAAGAAGTAAACTATTTATATAAAAAGTTAATCTAAGTAAGTAATAAAAGTTACATTAGATATATAAATATGAAACTATATATACTTAACTTGGAGGTAAAGGTATGAACATTTTAGATGATCTCAGTGATAAAGTTGAGGGAATTAAAAAAGAAGATATTGAAAAGATTTTAAATTTCCATGGTTGTTTAAGCCCTGG
Proteins encoded in this window:
- a CDS encoding 4Fe-4S binding protein, yielding MLQIKEEYDGILVISRDGVEKRVLTWNEHLCVGCGICYDICPTKAITLGPLGAIAKGLVDAPKLDIDENTYVLCGICAHGCPFDAMDLKINGKSIKRDERYPKIKRRDIKVYQEICVLCGQCEIVCPQGAIDVERELPPRKNLVLGEITINKDKCVLCGI